The Nitrospirota bacterium genome contains a region encoding:
- a CDS encoding DnaJ domain-containing protein — protein sequence MVQNPQTKVDLEIRAFRRYARDFDCIVSIGKKSFQAKTFDYSFNGISILTDVSIPLRPGDIICLTVDGLKLRQKGRVQWIQAIHSRLRAGILKTGPINGSFNDYEPSDIFLGLQKTLKTGILDVRKGNVIKNVYIRNGSIIFAASNQDEDRLGDILLLSGKITRDQYAEVSRLKEQTGKRYAVILTGAGFLQPAGLVTAVELQAKQIIESIFSLKDADFEFRETPFSLKDAPALRLPVADLIFEETKRNADIGLLEKHLMNHIIDFSTTPLNLFQSVDLDPADRTVVSLVDGKTRMEDIVRLSPEPPAETLKTIYALLKVRILVTKQEDESPHGISIADVFDRTQEPPQELIEKIHVMHAQYSTLGYYGVLGLKKDASDDEIKKAFYQAAKEYHPDRNFSLPEDMKKKLIEVFTYITNAYITLRDPEKRKEHDDSKPPLQSGTVQNREIAQSKFFEGKILFRKKKFGEAAGLFASAVYFDRSVAVFHYYHGCALERAGNLKEAVTALNKALELKPSDLDIMAELGHVYLKLGFKLRAKGYFTNALKVNSSHKRALEGIGISGKE from the coding sequence ATGGTGCAGAATCCTCAGACAAAAGTTGACCTGGAAATACGGGCATTCAGACGATACGCAAGGGACTTCGACTGTATTGTCAGCATCGGCAAAAAGTCTTTTCAGGCAAAAACCTTTGATTACTCCTTTAACGGCATCAGCATTCTGACCGATGTATCAATTCCGCTCAGACCCGGGGATATCATATGCCTGACTGTGGATGGGCTGAAGCTGCGCCAGAAAGGCCGTGTGCAGTGGATACAGGCGATTCATTCCCGCCTTAGGGCCGGTATTCTTAAAACAGGTCCGATCAACGGCTCATTCAATGATTATGAACCATCAGATATTTTTCTCGGTCTTCAGAAAACCCTGAAGACAGGAATCCTCGATGTGCGCAAGGGGAATGTCATCAAAAATGTTTATATTAGAAACGGGAGCATCATATTCGCAGCATCAAATCAGGATGAAGATCGGCTCGGTGACATACTCCTCCTGTCCGGGAAAATCACTCGGGACCAGTATGCTGAAGTTTCAAGACTTAAGGAGCAGACCGGGAAACGTTATGCAGTAATACTCACCGGTGCAGGTTTTTTGCAGCCTGCCGGGCTTGTCACTGCAGTCGAACTGCAGGCAAAGCAGATTATTGAAAGCATTTTCTCCCTCAAAGACGCGGATTTTGAGTTCAGAGAGACTCCCTTCAGCCTGAAAGATGCGCCTGCATTGAGGCTTCCTGTCGCAGATCTGATCTTTGAAGAAACAAAGAGAAATGCGGATATCGGACTGCTTGAAAAACACCTCATGAACCATATAATAGATTTTTCAACAACTCCTCTGAACCTTTTCCAGAGTGTTGACCTGGATCCCGCAGACAGAACGGTCGTCTCGCTCGTCGACGGAAAAACACGAATGGAAGACATTGTAAGGCTCTCCCCTGAACCACCGGCCGAAACCCTGAAGACCATTTATGCTCTTCTGAAAGTAAGGATACTCGTCACAAAACAGGAGGATGAATCTCCTCACGGAATCAGTATTGCCGACGTGTTTGACAGAACCCAGGAACCCCCTCAGGAGTTGATCGAAAAGATACACGTAATGCATGCGCAATACAGCACTCTCGGATACTACGGTGTCCTCGGTCTGAAAAAAGATGCATCAGACGATGAGATCAAAAAGGCATTTTACCAAGCTGCAAAGGAATATCATCCTGACCGCAATTTCAGCCTCCCTGAAGATATGAAGAAAAAACTTATCGAGGTTTTCACCTATATCACCAACGCCTATATCACTCTCAGGGATCCTGAAAAAAGAAAGGAGCATGATGACAGCAAACCACCTCTCCAGTCCGGAACCGTGCAAAACAGGGAAATTGCCCAGTCCAAATTTTTCGAAGGGAAGATATTATTCAGAAAAAAGAAATTTGGTGAAGCAGCCGGCCTCTTTGCTTCCGCCGTATATTTTGACAGGTCTGTTGCGGTATTCCATTACTATCACGGCTGCGCCCTTGAAAGGGCCGGGAACCTGAAAGAAGCGGTCACCGCATTGAACAAAGCACTCGAACTGAAGCCTTCTGATCTCGATATCATGGCAGAGCTTGGACATGTCTACCTGAAACTCGGGTTCAAACTAAGGGCAAAGGGATATTTCACCAACGCCCTAAAGGTTAATTCTTCCCATAAAAGGGCTCTGGAGGGAATCGGAATCTCCGGGAAGGAATGA
- a CDS encoding diguanylate cyclase → MGTEVVILIIEAMVVYFMVLAAHSLRHRFGPVHFYALIGGITAIMSWVTDAGLKVHVSGITFVVGSTVFYTSLLLGVFVVYVFDGPRATRIAISTVVGVSIMVPLVAVALHFQAALIGYNSVAHVPVPSLRINAASVIATLLDLVFLAIVWEVFGKPFLKIQLWLRAFLTLLGVMWLDVILFATGAFAGTPEYFSIMQGTLVSRLIVSVFALPFLYGYLHWQSDKKGLPIENRPVLSILKKVAEIEIELSLAKQEIEQRKQMEVELRSLSITDELTGLYNRRGFGALAEHQLKIANRLGQGHFLLYADLDGLKNINDTLGHKEGDKILIRAADILTATYRNSDIIARMGGDEFVVFPIGTAGDNVEMIISRLQNNIDLHNSGVSPAYKISMSIGVAYYDPESPCTVDELLTRADNAMYENKKVRRSRGN, encoded by the coding sequence ATGGGCACTGAAGTTGTCATCCTGATAATCGAGGCGATGGTGGTATACTTCATGGTTCTTGCTGCGCACTCGCTCCGCCATCGTTTCGGACCTGTGCATTTCTACGCCCTTATCGGCGGAATAACCGCCATCATGTCCTGGGTTACCGATGCAGGCCTGAAAGTTCATGTGTCAGGAATTACCTTTGTGGTTGGTTCGACGGTTTTTTATACCTCACTGCTTTTAGGGGTTTTTGTCGTGTATGTATTTGATGGCCCGAGGGCTACGCGAATTGCGATTTCTACCGTTGTGGGAGTATCAATTATGGTACCGCTCGTTGCTGTAGCATTGCATTTTCAGGCTGCTTTGATAGGGTATAATTCAGTTGCGCATGTGCCTGTGCCGAGCCTGCGAATCAATGCGGCCTCGGTGATTGCCACATTGCTCGATCTGGTTTTTCTTGCCATTGTCTGGGAGGTTTTTGGGAAGCCTTTTCTGAAGATACAACTCTGGCTACGTGCATTTTTAACCCTTCTCGGGGTCATGTGGCTAGATGTAATTCTTTTCGCGACCGGTGCCTTTGCGGGCACTCCCGAATATTTCAGCATTATGCAGGGGACACTGGTAAGCCGCCTGATCGTCTCCGTGTTTGCGCTTCCCTTTTTATACGGATATCTGCATTGGCAGAGCGACAAGAAAGGCCTCCCGATCGAAAACCGTCCGGTTCTATCCATTTTGAAGAAAGTCGCCGAGATCGAGATCGAGCTGTCACTTGCAAAACAGGAAATCGAGCAGAGAAAACAGATGGAAGTTGAACTGCGAAGCCTGTCAATTACCGATGAACTCACCGGCCTTTACAACCGGAGAGGGTTTGGTGCACTGGCAGAGCATCAGCTCAAGATAGCGAACCGGCTTGGGCAGGGGCACTTCCTTCTCTATGCCGATCTTGACGGTCTTAAGAATATCAACGATACCCTCGGCCATAAGGAAGGCGACAAGATTCTGATCAGAGCCGCTGATATTTTGACCGCAACGTACCGGAATTCAGATATCATAGCCCGAATGGGAGGAGACGAATTCGTGGTTTTTCCCATTGGAACTGCCGGAGACAATGTTGAGATGATCATCTCACGGCTGCAAAACAACATTGATTTGCATAACTCCGGAGTATCGCCTGCCTACAAAATTTCAATGAGTATTGGTGTTGCATATTATGACCCCGAATCTCCGTGTACAGTTGATGAACTTCTGACCAGAGCGGATAACGCGATGTACGAAAACAAGAAAGTCAGAAGAAGCCGGGGCAATTGA
- a CDS encoding helicase C-terminal domain-containing protein — translation MKRKKASHLAEDSESFLRDTVSEAMKNYEMRPSQVDMMRACAENIEHGGILLAEAGTGTGKTFAYLIPVVLSGRKTILSTKTINLQEQLVEKDLKFLSGLKGFSYAIAKGRSNYLCLRRLNALRHEDSYEAEEYRSFVVWASDTETGDIETFKGRRTSLWDRICADPDACRGNKCRYYRQCFYFRARQKWGKAQIVVANHALTGINCMLAGDARILPIAEVMILDEAHALDNVLSEVIGSTLSNRGFDSVLNRLLKTDERGHYRGLLSKSPHLFSALESLRAEARMFWTMLNSNYRDREMIEGVFKDSGMTIGIAAAIHSLIEDIRTSVSGLFEEDEETELIAALAKLSVFSYGLEEFTAGEESVVRWVEIENGRTALRISPVYPREFVLTRIVPEYQSIILTSATLSVEGNFSCIAQVLGVENSVQLALPSPFDFKTQVAVVIREGVDLKERDGPEKLAEVIIDEATRRDGGILVLFTSRDIMKKTWKLCAEDLEQMGFNPMIQGELPNRVMLQTMRDSENSIVFGLDSFWEGIDVQGNSLKSLIITKLPFEVPTEPVVMARTAMIEKEGGNPFYEYSLPRAVLKFRQGFGRLIRAKTDRGRIIICDGRIETRAYGRIFKRVFSL, via the coding sequence ATGAAAAGAAAAAAGGCATCTCACCTGGCGGAGGACTCAGAATCTTTTTTGAGGGATACGGTGAGTGAGGCCATGAAGAATTACGAGATGAGGCCTTCGCAGGTCGATATGATGCGCGCCTGTGCAGAGAATATTGAGCATGGCGGGATTCTCCTTGCAGAAGCAGGAACAGGGACCGGCAAGACATTCGCCTATCTCATCCCGGTCGTCCTTTCCGGCAGGAAAACGATATTGTCCACGAAAACAATCAACCTTCAGGAACAGCTTGTCGAAAAGGACCTGAAGTTTCTCTCCGGACTGAAAGGGTTTTCCTATGCGATAGCGAAGGGACGGTCAAATTACCTCTGCCTGAGGCGCCTCAATGCGCTGCGGCATGAAGATTCATATGAAGCAGAAGAATACAGGAGCTTTGTGGTTTGGGCATCGGACACGGAAACCGGAGACATCGAGACATTCAAAGGCAGAAGAACCTCTCTCTGGGACAGGATATGTGCAGATCCGGATGCCTGCAGGGGTAACAAATGCAGGTACTACCGGCAGTGTTTCTACTTCAGGGCACGCCAGAAATGGGGAAAAGCGCAGATAGTGGTTGCGAACCATGCACTGACAGGGATCAACTGCATGCTTGCAGGTGATGCGAGAATACTGCCCATAGCAGAGGTGATGATTCTTGACGAAGCACATGCGCTGGACAATGTCCTGTCAGAAGTGATCGGCAGCACGCTTTCGAACAGGGGGTTTGACAGCGTGCTGAACAGGCTGCTGAAGACTGATGAGCGGGGACATTACAGGGGACTGCTTTCGAAGTCACCCCATCTGTTTTCTGCTCTTGAGTCCCTGAGAGCTGAGGCGAGAATGTTCTGGACAATGCTGAACAGTAACTACAGGGACAGGGAAATGATAGAAGGTGTTTTTAAAGATTCCGGTATGACTATTGGTATTGCTGCGGCGATTCACTCGCTTATCGAGGACATACGCACTTCAGTCAGCGGTCTTTTCGAGGAAGACGAAGAGACCGAACTTATTGCGGCGCTGGCAAAGCTCAGCGTATTCTCATACGGTCTTGAGGAGTTTACCGCAGGGGAAGAAAGCGTTGTGAGGTGGGTGGAGATTGAGAATGGAAGGACAGCATTGCGGATATCGCCTGTATATCCCAGGGAATTTGTTCTCACCCGTATTGTGCCTGAATACCAGTCAATTATCCTTACCTCCGCGACGCTGTCTGTGGAAGGAAATTTCAGCTGTATTGCACAGGTGCTCGGGGTGGAAAACTCTGTGCAGCTAGCGCTTCCCTCCCCCTTTGATTTCAAAACTCAGGTTGCTGTCGTGATCAGGGAAGGGGTGGATCTGAAGGAAAGGGATGGGCCGGAAAAACTTGCGGAAGTCATCATTGACGAAGCAACCAGAAGAGACGGAGGAATTCTCGTGCTCTTTACCTCCCGGGATATTATGAAGAAGACGTGGAAACTCTGTGCTGAGGATCTTGAGCAGATGGGTTTTAATCCAATGATTCAGGGAGAACTGCCCAACAGAGTCATGCTTCAAACCATGAGGGATAGCGAAAACAGTATCGTGTTTGGCCTTGATTCCTTCTGGGAAGGGATCGATGTCCAGGGCAATTCACTGAAATCTCTTATCATTACCAAGCTTCCATTTGAAGTTCCGACCGAACCGGTTGTCATGGCACGGACAGCGATGATTGAAAAGGAAGGAGGCAACCCGTTTTATGAATACAGCCTCCCCAGAGCTGTGCTGAAATTCAGGCAGGGGTTCGGGAGGCTTATACGTGCGAAAACCGACAGGGGAAGGATCATTATCTGTGACGGGAGGATCGAGACCAGGGCCTATGGGCGAATCTTCAAAAGAGTTTTTTCCCTCTGA
- a CDS encoding ABC transporter ATP-binding protein: MFSVHRQNILELQDVGFSYYRQGNFIENLAFTIGDGEFIGLLGANGSGKSTILKLAGGLIRPQNGSIRLWGKPLESYRNKDRAKLLCYLPQLLDARIPFRVRELVAMGLYPYDIPPEMTVDEALRAVGLREKADSYLANLSGGERRRAFIAMTILQGAGLLLLDEPLANLDIKYQIEFQRLLSELRETKNISVIMALHDINLALRFGKVILLKEGKVLGTGKPEEVLTDSLLKEALDVSVEVRQDSDGSYIRYGRAL; encoded by the coding sequence ATGTTCTCAGTACATAGACAGAACATTCTGGAGCTTCAGGATGTCGGATTCAGTTATTACAGGCAGGGGAATTTTATTGAGAATCTTGCGTTCACCATCGGAGACGGGGAATTCATCGGTCTCCTTGGTGCAAATGGTTCCGGCAAATCCACGATTCTCAAACTTGCAGGAGGTCTGATAAGACCCCAAAACGGCAGCATACGTCTCTGGGGCAAACCCCTTGAGTCATACCGGAATAAAGACAGGGCAAAGCTCCTGTGCTACCTGCCGCAGCTTCTGGATGCCCGCATCCCCTTCAGGGTCAGGGAACTCGTTGCGATGGGGCTGTATCCCTATGATATCCCACCAGAAATGACCGTTGATGAGGCATTGCGTGCAGTGGGCCTCCGGGAAAAAGCTGATTCATATCTTGCAAACCTGAGCGGAGGTGAGAGACGAAGGGCTTTCATCGCAATGACGATTCTGCAGGGGGCAGGGCTTCTCCTGCTCGATGAACCTTTGGCAAACCTTGACATCAAATACCAGATAGAGTTTCAGAGGCTTCTCAGCGAACTGAGAGAGACAAAAAATATCTCGGTTATCATGGCACTTCATGACATCAATCTTGCGTTGCGGTTTGGGAAAGTGATACTCCTTAAAGAAGGAAAGGTCCTTGGCACAGGAAAGCCGGAAGAAGTTTTAACAGACAGCCTGCTTAAGGAAGCTCTCGATGTCAGTGTCGAAGTACGGCAGGATTCAGACGGTTCCTATATCCGGTATGGGCGTGCCCTTTAA